From a single Fusobacterium ulcerans ATCC 49185 genomic region:
- a CDS encoding Na+/H+ antiporter NhaC family protein — MEYGILSVIPPLVAIILALVTKQTVFSLFLGLWIGTTIISDWNPIVGFPKMISDFFIPLIGNSWNAGMIMLIVSCGGFVYLIKVSGAAKAFGDYASKRVKTRKGAQLTAYFAAFAFIFTEPTLTLGAIMRPITERLRISRVKLAYICDVMGCPFATLSPITSYSTYAIGLIATQFAMLGITDNPWTTYLKAIPYNFYAMFGMLALFFVIIFNLDIGPMYKAEKRAIETGELIGENDNPMGKYDLDEETLFKDSNITLASFVIPLLALFATLIAMILWTGKAGENGIGGAFVNSNISLSITTGFLVASIAAGIMGAKAKIFKYADIVPMFCKGVALNSDIPIILVLAWSIGSLTGVMDLKGYLINIVAHYNIAAGLMPAFLFVVGAFVGFSTGSSWGVWAIIMPISLPIAHTFGVPMELMIGASLSGGVFGDHCSPISDTTILASTAAGSDHVEHVKTQLPYSMTVGISSIVGFLVGGLISPILGLIVTAILIVAALFIFSKIAEKRNGKILGGVQ; from the coding sequence ATGGAGTACGGAATTTTATCTGTCATCCCACCGCTAGTAGCTATTATACTGGCACTGGTGACAAAACAAACAGTTTTTTCACTTTTTTTAGGTCTGTGGATTGGTACTACAATCATCTCTGATTGGAATCCTATAGTTGGATTTCCAAAAATGATTTCTGATTTTTTTATTCCACTGATTGGAAACAGCTGGAATGCAGGTATGATAATGCTTATTGTATCTTGTGGGGGATTTGTATATTTGATAAAGGTTTCTGGTGCTGCAAAAGCATTTGGAGATTATGCTTCTAAGAGAGTAAAAACAAGAAAGGGCGCTCAGCTTACAGCTTACTTTGCAGCATTTGCCTTCATTTTTACAGAACCTACTCTTACACTTGGGGCTATTATGAGACCAATAACTGAAAGACTTAGAATATCTAGAGTTAAACTTGCTTATATTTGTGATGTTATGGGGTGTCCTTTTGCGACTCTTTCTCCTATCACAAGTTACAGTACTTATGCAATTGGGCTGATAGCTACTCAGTTTGCTATGTTAGGGATAACAGATAATCCTTGGACTACATATCTGAAAGCTATTCCATACAATTTTTATGCTATGTTTGGTATGCTTGCTCTATTCTTTGTTATTATATTCAATCTGGATATAGGACCTATGTACAAAGCTGAAAAGAGAGCTATTGAAACTGGAGAACTTATAGGAGAAAATGACAACCCAATGGGAAAATACGATTTGGATGAAGAAACTTTATTTAAAGATTCAAACATAACACTGGCTAGTTTTGTTATTCCACTTCTTGCATTATTTGCTACATTGATAGCTATGATATTATGGACTGGAAAAGCTGGTGAAAATGGTATAGGAGGAGCTTTTGTTAATTCAAATATATCTCTTTCTATCACTACTGGGTTTTTAGTTGCTTCAATAGCTGCTGGAATAATGGGTGCAAAGGCTAAAATATTTAAATATGCTGACATTGTTCCTATGTTCTGTAAAGGAGTAGCTTTAAATTCTGACATTCCAATCATATTGGTATTAGCATGGTCTATTGGTTCATTGACAGGGGTTATGGACCTTAAAGGATATTTAATAAATATAGTTGCACATTACAATATAGCTGCTGGTCTTATGCCTGCATTCCTGTTTGTAGTTGGTGCTTTTGTTGGTTTCTCTACTGGAAGTTCTTGGGGTGTATGGGCTATAATCATGCCGATATCTCTGCCAATAGCTCACACATTTGGAGTACCAATGGAACTTATGATAGGGGCTTCTTTAAGTGGGGGAGTATTTGGAGATCACTGTTCTCCTATATCAGATACAACTATACTTGCATCTACAGCAGCTGGTTCTGACCATGTGGAACATGTAAAAACACAGCTTCCTTACAGTATGACTGTCGGAATATCTTCAATTGTAGGTTTCCTTGTAGGTGGACTTATTTCTCCAATACTAGGACTTATAGTTACAGCAATATTAATAGTAGCAGCTCTTTTCATATTTTCTAAAATAGCTGAAAAAAGAAATGGTAAAATTTTAGGAGGAGTACAATGA
- a CDS encoding Glu/Leu/Phe/Val family dehydrogenase, whose amino-acid sequence MVKETLNPLLSAQAQVKKACDALGADPAVYELLKEPQRIIEISIPVKMDDGSLKTFKGYRSAHNDAVGPFKGGIRFHQNVNADEVKALSMWMSIKCQVTGIPYGGGKGGITVDPSELSQRELEQLSRGWVRGMFRYLGEKMDIPAPDVNTNGQIIAWMQDEYNRLAGEQTIGVFTGKPLSYGGSAGRNEATGFGVAVTMRETFKALGKDLSKATVAVQGFGNVGKFSVKNIMKLGGKVVSVAEFEKGKGAFAIYKAEGFTFEELEAAKAEGSLTKVPDSKEITMDEFWALDVDAIAPCALENAITAKEAELIKALLICEGANGPVTPEADEILYKKGIIVTPDILTNAGGVTVSYFEWVQNLYGYYWTEAEVEEKEERAMVDAFKPIWELKVEKNVSFRQATYMKSIKKIAEVMKIRGWY is encoded by the coding sequence ATGGTAAAAGAAACTTTAAACCCACTATTGAGCGCTCAGGCACAAGTTAAAAAAGCATGTGATGCTTTAGGTGCTGATCCAGCTGTATATGAATTGTTAAAAGAACCTCAAAGAATTATTGAGATTTCTATTCCAGTAAAAATGGATGATGGTTCTCTCAAAACATTTAAGGGATACAGATCAGCTCACAATGATGCAGTAGGACCTTTCAAAGGAGGAATCCGTTTTCATCAAAATGTAAATGCTGATGAGGTAAAAGCTCTTTCTATGTGGATGAGTATTAAATGCCAAGTAACTGGAATCCCTTATGGTGGAGGTAAAGGAGGAATTACTGTTGATCCTTCTGAATTATCTCAGAGAGAATTAGAACAGCTTTCTAGAGGATGGGTACGTGGAATGTTCCGCTATTTAGGGGAAAAAATGGATATTCCTGCTCCAGATGTTAATACAAATGGACAAATCATAGCATGGATGCAAGATGAATACAACAGATTAGCTGGGGAACAGACAATTGGAGTATTTACTGGTAAACCTCTAAGTTATGGGGGATCTGCCGGGAGAAATGAAGCTACTGGATTTGGTGTTGCAGTAACCATGAGAGAAACTTTCAAAGCATTAGGAAAAGATCTGTCTAAAGCAACTGTAGCTGTTCAAGGATTTGGAAATGTTGGAAAATTCAGTGTAAAAAATATTATGAAATTAGGTGGAAAAGTTGTATCAGTTGCTGAGTTTGAAAAAGGAAAAGGAGCTTTTGCAATATATAAAGCTGAAGGTTTTACTTTTGAAGAACTAGAAGCTGCCAAAGCTGAAGGAAGTTTGACAAAAGTTCCTGATTCTAAAGAAATTACTATGGATGAATTCTGGGCATTAGATGTTGATGCTATTGCTCCATGTGCTCTGGAAAATGCAATCACTGCTAAAGAAGCTGAATTAATTAAAGCTCTCCTAATCTGTGAAGGAGCTAATGGACCAGTTACTCCAGAAGCTGATGAAATTCTTTATAAAAAAGGTATCATAGTTACTCCAGATATTCTAACAAATGCTGGAGGAGTTACAGTATCTTATTTTGAATGGGTACAAAACCTATATGGATATTATTGGACAGAAGCAGAAGTAGAGGAAAAAGAAGAAAGAGCTATGGTAGATGCTTTCAAACCAATTTGGGAATTAAAAGTGGAAAAGAATGTTTCTTTCAGACAAGCTACATATATGAAATCTATTAAAAAAATTGCTGAAGTTATGAAAATTAGAGGATGGTATTAA
- a CDS encoding amidohydrolase: MMNKSKIYFPDYIFYNGSVHTVDEKDSVYEAAAVSGNKIAAVGSNDEILSMKTENTVLIDLKGRSLIPGINDAHNHAWETGLMLEGIVLFGIDSMKMLQEKIIERIKEVPEGTWIQGGSWIESQFEENRAPNRYDLDVASPDNAVVLERIFGACSVNSKALKLAGITKDTVDPPKGHIEKDENGEPTGVLHGNAVLLVRKVMPGPFGSDDFGAGEGEPSIPVLEKSISLAINEYNKYGITSITEPGVSSGVCKAYHDLLKKNELKCRINLMPNWHGFTLQQNEKELDQLLNDYNFSSGYGNNWIRYSSLKMAIDGGLTSMTALKSWNYKGEDSLREFPLRLDITKLDEYIKSAHDSGWDIGIHVMGDIAIDKAVDAIYKAVKANPRKHQHSIIHAYYPSEETLRKMSEVGIMVAAQASFIYVEADGYDSLLPRDKQTSFTPLKTYKDNGIIVSLTTDMPCSNLNPFINMYAAVTRKGSRGYSLGDEEKITKAEALRMMTYNGAVLNGEEKFKGSIEADKLADLVIIDRDLSQVPDEEIKNIKVDFTMLDGKIIYQR; this comes from the coding sequence ATGATGAATAAATCAAAAATATATTTTCCAGATTATATCTTCTATAATGGGAGTGTTCATACAGTAGATGAAAAAGACAGTGTTTATGAGGCTGCAGCTGTATCAGGTAATAAAATAGCAGCAGTTGGAAGCAATGATGAAATACTGTCAATGAAAACTGAAAATACTGTACTGATAGACTTAAAAGGAAGAAGCCTTATCCCTGGTATCAATGATGCTCATAATCATGCTTGGGAAACTGGTTTAATGCTTGAGGGAATTGTCCTTTTTGGTATTGACAGTATGAAAATGCTCCAAGAAAAGATTATAGAAAGAATAAAAGAAGTTCCTGAGGGAACATGGATACAAGGAGGCAGCTGGATAGAATCTCAATTTGAGGAGAACAGAGCTCCTAATCGTTATGATTTGGATGTTGCATCTCCTGATAATGCTGTTGTATTGGAAAGAATATTTGGAGCTTGTTCTGTAAATTCTAAAGCATTAAAATTAGCTGGAATCACTAAAGATACTGTTGATCCTCCAAAAGGGCATATAGAAAAAGATGAAAATGGAGAACCTACTGGTGTCCTTCATGGAAATGCTGTTCTTTTAGTTAGAAAAGTTATGCCTGGTCCTTTTGGAAGTGATGATTTTGGAGCAGGAGAAGGAGAGCCTTCTATTCCTGTATTAGAAAAATCTATATCTCTTGCAATAAATGAATATAATAAATATGGAATTACAAGTATTACAGAACCAGGAGTAAGTTCTGGAGTATGTAAAGCCTACCATGATTTATTAAAGAAAAATGAACTTAAATGCAGAATAAATCTTATGCCTAATTGGCATGGATTTACATTGCAGCAAAATGAAAAAGAACTTGATCAGCTTCTTAATGATTATAATTTCTCTTCTGGTTATGGAAATAACTGGATACGTTACTCTTCATTAAAAATGGCTATAGATGGAGGCCTTACATCTATGACAGCTCTAAAATCTTGGAATTATAAAGGGGAAGATTCATTGAGAGAATTTCCATTAAGATTGGATATCACTAAACTTGATGAATATATAAAGTCAGCTCATGATTCTGGGTGGGATATAGGTATCCATGTAATGGGAGATATTGCCATAGATAAAGCTGTAGATGCTATCTACAAAGCTGTGAAAGCTAATCCTAGAAAACATCAGCACTCTATAATACATGCTTATTATCCAAGTGAGGAAACTCTTAGAAAAATGAGTGAAGTAGGAATAATGGTAGCTGCACAAGCCAGCTTCATCTATGTAGAAGCAGATGGATATGATTCTCTGCTCCCTAGAGATAAGCAAACATCATTTACTCCATTAAAGACTTACAAAGATAATGGAATAATAGTTTCTTTAACTACTGATATGCCTTGTTCAAATCTGAATCCATTTATAAATATGTATGCAGCTGTAACTAGAAAAGGTTCTAGGGGATATTCTCTTGGAGATGAAGAAAAAATAACTAAGGCAGAAGCTCTCAGAATGATGACATATAATGGTGCTGTACTTAATGGAGAAGAGAAATTCAAAGGAAGTATAGAAGCTGATAAATTAGCAGACCTTGTAATTATAGACAGAGATCTTTCTCAAGTACCAGATGAAGAGATAAAAAATATCAAAGTTGATTTCACTATGCTTGATGGAAAAATCATCTATCAAAGATAG
- a CDS encoding GNAT family N-acetyltransferase yields the protein MSESNQVITLREINEDNYDECIKLEVNEEQSAFVASNIYSIAQAYIYRETVKLFGIYAEEMLIGFVMLNMEKDKDEYWICRFMIDRNYQKRGYGKKAMKEIIEFFRKEKVKKINLSFEPENILAMRLYSTCGFKETGEMDEDREIIMEMKIK from the coding sequence ATGAGTGAATCAAATCAAGTAATTACTTTAAGAGAAATCAATGAAGATAATTATGATGAATGTATTAAGTTGGAAGTCAATGAGGAACAGAGCGCTTTTGTTGCTTCAAATATCTATTCCATAGCACAGGCATATATCTACAGGGAAACAGTTAAACTTTTTGGAATATATGCTGAAGAGATGCTCATAGGTTTTGTTATGCTTAATATGGAAAAAGATAAAGATGAGTATTGGATATGCCGTTTTATGATAGATAGAAACTATCAAAAAAGAGGTTATGGAAAGAAAGCTATGAAAGAGATAATTGAGTTTTTTAGGAAAGAAAAAGTCAAAAAAATAAATCTATCTTTTGAACCAGAAAATATACTTGCTATGAGATTATATTCTACTTGTGGATTTAAGGAAACAGGAGAAATGGATGAAGATAGGGAGATTATAATGGAAATGAAAATTAAATAG
- a CDS encoding DMT family transporter, which yields MLYLIIAVLSNTFMTFIIRLSEKEKSNRFNVNTFNYLFGGILAYFVIRRESVFSFSGDYIYTLLLAVVNAVLYIACLYLMQVNMKKNGAPLTTTYNRLGLLIPILVSVILFKEYPNQMQIIGCILAIFSIYYINKKDKTDGNASVSPFLLIALFLAGGMVDTLAKIYGHFGSSYLQGHFIFYTFIFSFIFSIILSIKSIKNLSKKEILIGFFIGIPNQITTLAQLKAVAVLPAYLVFPAYSISVILLVNFVNFLFFKEKLTMRQYIGTGIIILALICMNV from the coding sequence ATGCTGTATTTAATCATAGCAGTTTTATCAAATACATTTATGACTTTCATCATAAGATTGTCAGAAAAAGAAAAAAGCAACCGTTTCAATGTAAATACCTTTAATTATCTTTTTGGTGGTATATTGGCATACTTTGTCATTCGAAGGGAAAGCGTATTCTCTTTTAGTGGAGATTACATATATACACTTCTTCTCGCTGTGGTAAATGCTGTATTATATATTGCCTGCCTCTATCTTATGCAGGTAAATATGAAAAAAAATGGAGCCCCCCTCACTACTACATATAATAGACTGGGGCTTCTTATCCCCATCCTTGTATCCGTTATCCTTTTTAAGGAATACCCTAATCAAATGCAGATAATAGGATGTATTCTGGCTATTTTTTCTATATACTACATCAACAAAAAGGATAAAACTGATGGAAATGCCAGTGTTTCTCCCTTTCTTCTTATAGCTTTATTTTTAGCTGGAGGTATGGTAGACACTTTGGCAAAAATATATGGTCACTTTGGCAGTTCATATCTGCAAGGACATTTTATTTTTTATACATTTATTTTTTCTTTTATATTCAGTATTATATTAAGCATAAAAAGCATTAAAAATCTGAGTAAAAAAGAGATACTTATTGGATTTTTTATAGGAATACCCAATCAGATTACTACTCTGGCACAACTAAAAGCTGTAGCTGTACTTCCTGCTTATCTGGTATTCCCAGCATATAGTATTTCAGTCATACTTTTAGTTAATTTTGTGAATTTTCTTTTCTTTAAAGAAAAGCTCACAATGCGTCAATATATAGGAACAGGTATCATCATTTTAGCTCTTATATGCATGAATGTCTAG
- a CDS encoding MFS transporter, protein MEKNIIFRNKIFFSIGLIITVLGNITFNFSTNLYLLEKTEKGIVLATNISFSILPLIISAPIMGKIIDKIQEKKKVILFSNFSNLLLMTTMFILWDKINTVYMIYIGILLNNFFSFLIYLTFKASKPQLFPREWLIKANSISSAIDSICGVLSPIIGGFLYSILKIHSILGLNIICIIIAILINTLLVFEKKTLNENYTVKEHKIENIDILKLIVIIGIIFNIGYGLSFSVTIPYIINKIFQLNSRLYGTIQSFFYMGMIVGATLFAVQIKEVRVRQFYGIFYRLGIIFILFLLPLFINFNSSINVIIYAIAMILFGVETSCFDIYLMTFVQKKISEDIIGKYLGIFISISKMFFLMSIFISGIIIDYISYKIIFIIGIFLFTISGIAIELLNRNYKN, encoded by the coding sequence ATGGAGAAAAATATTATATTTAGAAATAAGATTTTTTTTTCTATAGGATTAATTATTACAGTATTAGGGAACATAACTTTTAATTTTTCCACCAATCTATACCTCTTGGAAAAAACAGAAAAAGGAATAGTTTTAGCAACAAATATATCTTTTTCAATTTTACCTTTAATAATATCAGCTCCAATTATGGGAAAAATTATTGACAAGATTCAAGAAAAGAAAAAAGTAATACTTTTTAGTAATTTCAGTAATTTATTGTTGATGACTACTATGTTTATTTTATGGGATAAAATAAACACAGTTTATATGATATATATAGGAATATTATTAAATAATTTTTTTTCTTTTTTAATATATTTAACATTTAAAGCTTCAAAACCACAGTTATTTCCTAGAGAATGGTTGATAAAAGCTAATTCTATTTCTTCAGCAATTGATTCAATTTGTGGAGTATTATCACCAATAATAGGAGGATTTTTATATTCTATTCTAAAAATACATTCTATTTTAGGGTTAAATATAATATGCATAATAATAGCTATTTTAATTAATACACTATTAGTTTTTGAGAAAAAGACACTTAATGAAAATTACACAGTTAAAGAACATAAAATTGAAAATATAGATATTTTAAAATTGATTGTAATTATAGGAATAATATTTAATATAGGATATGGATTGTCATTTTCAGTTACAATTCCATATATAATAAATAAAATTTTTCAATTAAATAGCAGATTATATGGAACTATTCAAAGTTTTTTTTATATGGGAATGATAGTGGGAGCTACTTTGTTCGCTGTTCAGATAAAGGAAGTTAGGGTAAGACAATTTTATGGAATATTTTATAGATTAGGAATAATCTTTATATTATTTCTATTACCTTTATTTATTAATTTTAATTCGAGTATAAATGTGATTATTTATGCAATAGCAATGATTTTATTTGGAGTAGAGACATCTTGCTTTGATATTTATTTAATGACATTTGTGCAAAAAAAAATATCAGAGGATATTATTGGAAAATATTTAGGAATTTTTATAAGTATAAGTAAAATGTTTTTTTTGATGAGTATATTTATTTCAGGAATAATAATTGATTATATATCTTACAAAATAATTTTTATAATTGGAATATTTTTATTTACTATTAGTGGTATTGCAATAGAATTACTGAATAGAAATTATAAAAACTAA
- a CDS encoding 2-hydroxyacid dehydrogenase, with protein MKVIFYGVRDVEVPIFEAVNKKFGYDMTLIPEYLTDEATTRKALGNDAVVLRGNCFATKERLDIYKEMGVQYVLTRTVGVNHIDVPYAKELGMKTAYVPFYSPNAIAELALSLAMNLLRNISYTVNKTKDRNFTVDKQMFSKEVRNCTVGVVGLGRIGMTAAKLFKGLGANVIGYDLFPKTGVEDIVTQVSMDELLEKSDIITLHAPYIKENGKVITKETLAKMKDGVILINTGRGELVDTAALVEALESGKVSGAGIDTLDNEVSIFFKDFGNNELENPDFEKLVQMYPKVLITPHVGSYTDEAALNMIETTFDNIKEYLETGDCKNKIK; from the coding sequence ATGAAAGTGATTTTTTATGGAGTTCGTGATGTAGAGGTACCTATTTTTGAAGCTGTAAATAAGAAATTTGGCTATGATATGACTTTAATTCCAGAATATCTGACTGATGAAGCTACAACAAGAAAAGCTCTTGGAAATGATGCTGTAGTATTGAGAGGGAACTGTTTTGCTACAAAGGAAAGACTGGATATCTATAAAGAAATGGGAGTACAGTATGTTTTGACAAGAACTGTTGGAGTAAATCATATTGATGTTCCTTATGCAAAAGAATTAGGAATGAAAACTGCCTATGTTCCTTTCTATTCTCCAAATGCAATTGCAGAACTAGCACTGAGCTTAGCGATGAATCTATTAAGAAATATAAGTTATACTGTAAATAAAACAAAGGATAGAAACTTTACTGTAGATAAACAAATGTTCTCAAAAGAAGTAAGAAACTGCACTGTAGGTGTTGTTGGATTAGGAAGAATTGGAATGACAGCTGCAAAACTTTTCAAAGGATTAGGAGCAAATGTGATTGGATATGACTTATTTCCTAAAACAGGGGTAGAAGATATTGTAACACAAGTTTCTATGGATGAATTATTAGAAAAATCTGATATTATTACTTTACATGCTCCTTATATCAAGGAAAATGGAAAAGTAATTACAAAAGAAACTTTAGCAAAAATGAAAGATGGAGTTATCTTAATCAATACAGGAAGAGGAGAATTAGTAGATACTGCTGCTTTAGTAGAAGCTTTAGAAAGTGGAAAAGTATCTGGAGCTGGAATTGATACTTTGGATAATGAAGTATCTATTTTCTTCAAAGATTTTGGAAATAATGAATTAGAAAATCCAGACTTTGAAAAATTAGTACAAATGTATCCAAAAGTGTTGATTACTCCACATGTAGGATCTTATACTGACGAAGCTGCTTTAAATATGATAGAAACAACATTTGATAATATAAAAGAATACCTGGAAACTGGAGATTGTAAGAATAAAATAAAATAA
- a CDS encoding MurR/RpiR family transcriptional regulator: MIKEKKCEVLSMTGIAKLYRKNYNNLTKAEKQIAEYICENSKKVIMMTSLELGKELNVSDATVLRFSKKIGFSKYNELKEYLAEELEARKSVIDKMLDNWNNDREDNNSVKKMINADIKNMQKLYMDLDLEEIDNVVKLMQTSKKIFVIGVGSSRAVAEMLGWHCMVLGLEAVTISEGGYGLFEKIAHVTKDDCVIFFSVPKYLKDEVQMMELLHAKKVPSVVITNNLFTKIASYASIFIPVETDNTSFFNSFILHAEVCNVILLKLFEGDRNRYFQYFKQNEKDQSFLYEDEEPSSTY; encoded by the coding sequence ATGATAAAAGAAAAGAAATGCGAGGTATTATCTATGACCGGAATTGCAAAGCTATATAGGAAGAATTATAATAATCTTACTAAAGCTGAAAAACAGATAGCAGAATACATATGTGAAAACTCTAAAAAAGTTATTATGATGACTTCACTGGAACTAGGAAAAGAACTTAATGTCAGTGATGCAACTGTATTGAGATTTTCTAAGAAAATAGGATTTTCTAAATATAATGAACTTAAAGAATATCTTGCAGAAGAATTAGAGGCAAGAAAGAGTGTCATTGATAAAATGCTGGATAACTGGAACAATGACAGAGAGGATAATAATAGTGTTAAAAAAATGATAAATGCTGATATAAAGAATATGCAGAAACTTTATATGGATCTTGATTTAGAAGAAATAGATAATGTAGTAAAACTTATGCAGACATCAAAAAAAATATTTGTCATAGGTGTAGGAAGCAGCAGAGCTGTTGCTGAAATGCTTGGGTGGCATTGCATGGTTCTCGGACTTGAAGCTGTAACTATATCTGAAGGGGGATATGGCCTATTTGAAAAAATAGCCCATGTAACAAAAGATGACTGTGTAATATTCTTCAGTGTACCAAAATATCTAAAAGATGAAGTGCAGATGATGGAGCTTCTTCATGCTAAAAAAGTTCCTTCTGTGGTTATTACAAATAATCTTTTTACTAAAATTGCATCTTATGCTTCAATATTTATCCCAGTTGAAACAGATAATACAAGTTTCTTCAACTCTTTCATACTTCATGCTGAAGTATGTAATGTTATTCTTTTAAAACTTTTTGAAGGGGATAGAAATAGATATTTTCAATATTTCAAACAAAATGAAAAGGATCAAAGTTTTCTTTATGAAGATGAGGAGCCTTCTTCTACATATTAA